The proteins below come from a single Triticum urartu cultivar G1812 unplaced genomic scaffold, Tu2.1 TuUngrouped_contig_6447, whole genome shotgun sequence genomic window:
- the LOC125530626 gene encoding CASP-like protein 5C1, whose translation MDRGRSAGPGAVGSAGSLGLRIGQAACSSAALMFMSVGVEFFSYTAFCFLVTIMGLLVPWSCTLAMIDMYSILVGCPLHVPGVMAIVVVGDWVLSILSLAAASSSAAVIDVLLEFHGSHCAPRLCERYQLSAMMAFLSWLLTAASSLFNLWYIASR comes from the exons ATGGATCGCGGGAGGAGCGCGGGGCCCGGCGCCGTCGGTAGCGCCGGCAGCCTGGGGCTCCGGATCGGGCAGGCTGCCTGCTCGTCGGCGGCCCTCATGTTCATGTCCGTCGGCGTCGAGTTCTTCAGCTACACTGCCTTCTG CTTCCTCGTAACGATCATGGGCCTGCTGGTCCCCTGGAGCTGCACGCTCGCCATGATCGACATGTACTCCATACTCGTCGGGTGCCCGCTCCACGTGCCCGGTGTCATGGCCATCGTCGTCGTCGGAGACTGG GTGCTGTCGATACTGTCGCTGGCGGCCGCGAGCTCGAGCGCCGCCGTCATCGACGTCCTCCTGGAGTTCCACGGATCCCACTGCGCCCCGAGGCTGTGCGAGAGGTACCAGCTCTCCGCCATGATGGCGTTCCTGTCCTGGCTCCTCACGGCCGCGTCGTCCCTCTTCAACCTCTGGTACATCGCCTCCAGGTGA